One Streptococcus sp. zg-86 DNA window includes the following coding sequences:
- a CDS encoding YlbF/YmcA family competence regulator yields MAQNIYDIANELERSIRQLPEYKAAEASKAAIEENKEAKDILEKYVAFQREVQQQLQSGQMPGSDLQQTLQDFNQKIQANSLLTDYFTKQQQLSVYIADLEKIIFKPLNELL; encoded by the coding sequence ATGGCACAAAATATCTATGATATTGCAAATGAATTGGAACGCAGCATTCGCCAACTTCCAGAATATAAGGCAGCAGAAGCAAGCAAGGCTGCTATTGAAGAAAACAAGGAAGCTAAGGACATCTTAGAAAAGTATGTCGCTTTCCAACGAGAAGTTCAACAGCAACTACAGTCTGGACAAATGCCAGGCAGTGATTTGCAGCAAACATTACAAGACTTTAATCAGAAAATTCAAGCCAATAGCTTACTGACAGATTATTTTACCAAACAACAACAACTTTCTGTCTACATTGCAGATTTGGAAAAAATTATTTTCAAACCCTTGAATGAATTATTGTAA
- a CDS encoding 3-deoxy-7-phosphoheptulonate synthase, translating to MVFNLVSETINIEEMRSFSKLTGKALAQKEKKDQELEAIIKGEDDRILLVIGPCSSDNEEAVLEYAHRLAALQEQVKDRIFMVMRVYTAKPRTNGEGYKGLVHQPDAKGKPNLINGIRAVRNLHYRVITETGLTTADEMLYPENLPLVDDLVSYVAIGARSVEDQQHRFVASGIDVPTGMKNPTSGNLTVLFNGIYAAQGKQHFLFNGAEVNTSGNPLAHAILRGAVNESGKNTPNYYYDNLLDTIDRYHQMKLENPFIIIDTNHDNSGKKHLEQIRIVRQTLINRDWNEAIHRSVRGFMIESYLEDGRQDEPKIFGKSITDPCLGWEKTEQLVQEIYNTLGKEKGTAL from the coding sequence ATGGTATTCAATTTAGTAAGCGAAACAATTAACATTGAGGAAATGCGTAGTTTTTCAAAATTAACAGGCAAGGCTCTAGCCCAGAAGGAAAAAAAGGACCAAGAATTAGAAGCCATTATCAAGGGAGAAGATGACCGCATCCTCCTTGTGATTGGTCCGTGCTCCTCTGACAACGAAGAAGCTGTTTTAGAATATGCACACCGGCTAGCAGCCTTACAAGAGCAGGTGAAGGATCGGATTTTCATGGTTATGCGGGTTTATACTGCTAAACCTCGCACTAATGGAGAAGGTTACAAGGGATTGGTTCACCAACCAGATGCGAAAGGTAAGCCAAATCTCATCAATGGGATTCGAGCTGTACGTAATCTCCACTATCGGGTCATCACAGAAACCGGACTGACAACCGCAGATGAGATGCTCTATCCCGAAAATTTACCCTTGGTTGATGACCTCGTTTCCTATGTTGCAATCGGAGCTCGCTCTGTAGAAGACCAGCAACATCGTTTCGTCGCCTCTGGTATTGATGTTCCAACAGGCATGAAGAACCCTACCTCGGGCAATCTCACGGTTCTCTTTAATGGAATCTATGCAGCCCAAGGAAAACAACATTTTCTATTCAATGGTGCCGAGGTCAATACCTCAGGAAATCCCTTGGCTCACGCTATCCTACGGGGAGCTGTGAACGAGTCTGGCAAGAATACTCCCAACTACTACTATGATAATCTACTAGATACCATTGACCGCTATCACCAAATGAAGTTGGAAAATCCTTTTATCATCATTGATACCAACCATGATAACTCTGGTAAAAAACATTTAGAACAAATTCGCATCGTCCGCCAAACATTGATTAACCGTGATTGGAATGAGGCAATTCACCGTTCTGTACGTGGCTTCATGATTGAATCCTACCTAGAAGACGGCCGGCAAGACGAGCCTAAAATCTTCGGTAAATCCATTACCGATCCCTGTCTAGGCTGGGAAAAGACAGAACAATTGGTACAAGAAATCTACAATACACTAGGAAAAGAGAAAGGGACAGCATTATAG
- a CDS encoding shikimate dehydrogenase, whose translation MLIDGYTRLAAVVATPIRHSISPFIHNQAFQQTGVNGVYVAWDIPESELAVTIDNIKRYNMFGINISMPYKQAVLPYMDELTDSARLIGAVNTVIHRDGKLIGHNTDGIGFFRSLSNLTAFHVEQKTLTILGAGGAGLAIIAQAALNGAKQINIFKRSSSLNQTKEKAAELMALTGVEITVFPIEETELLQEKILQSDLLINATNVGMDGSTMIIPQDCILPSSIIVADIIYQPFETPLLAFARSKGVRTINGLGMLLFQAAEAFEAWTGETMPTDTIWKALEEIVHG comes from the coding sequence ATGCTTATTGATGGTTACACGCGCTTGGCTGCTGTTGTCGCAACTCCCATTCGCCATTCTATCTCACCCTTTATTCACAATCAGGCTTTTCAACAAACTGGGGTAAATGGGGTTTATGTCGCATGGGATATTCCAGAAAGTGAATTGGCAGTAACAATCGACAACATTAAACGCTACAACATGTTTGGCATCAACATCTCTATGCCCTATAAACAAGCTGTTTTGCCCTACATGGATGAACTAACTGATTCTGCTCGTTTGATTGGTGCAGTCAATACTGTCATTCATCGAGATGGCAAACTGATTGGACATAATACAGACGGTATCGGATTTTTCAGAAGTTTGTCCAATCTAACTGCTTTTCATGTCGAGCAAAAAACTCTTACTATTCTAGGGGCAGGTGGAGCTGGTTTAGCTATTATCGCACAAGCCGCCCTAAATGGAGCCAAGCAAATCAATATTTTTAAACGCTCATCTTCCTTAAATCAAACCAAAGAAAAGGCAGCAGAACTAATGGCCCTTACTGGGGTAGAAATTACTGTCTTTCCAATCGAAGAGACAGAGCTGTTACAGGAAAAAATTCTCCAATCTGATTTACTAATCAATGCTACAAATGTGGGAATGGATGGCTCAACAATGATTATTCCACAAGATTGTATCCTACCATCATCCATCATTGTTGCTGACATCATTTATCAGCCCTTTGAAACACCTCTCCTAGCCTTTGCCCGTAGTAAGGGTGTCCGAACAATCAATGGTCTGGGAATGTTGTTATTTCAAGCAGCCGAAGCCTTTGAAGCTTGGACAGGAGAGACCATGCCAACAGATACAATTTGGAAAGCCTTAGAAGAAATAGTTCATGGATAG
- the aroB gene encoding 3-dehydroquinate synthase, with product MQLIVNIPHHPYTLLIERGSLAKAGEWVSQVWPTQKITIITDNHVGALYADIVKTSLEVAGFEVLVFEFLEGEARKNLETVQLAYEFLVSNGMTRSDGIIALGGGVVGDLAGFVAATYMRGIHFLQIPTSLTAQVDSSIGGKTGVNTPYAKNMVGAFYQPDGVLIDPDTLQTLGERELIEGMGEVIKYGLIADVELWQELDEMDGSVASILEHAESLIYHSCNVKRKIVVEDEFDNGVRLYLNFGHTIGHAIEATAGYGEVMHGEAVAIGMVQLAHVAEQKGLMPAGITQQIRSMCQKFELPVSHEPWNPSKLYAALTHDKKARGQSIKTIIVPEIGTAAIHQIPIEEMKEYLDK from the coding sequence ATGCAACTAATCGTCAATATTCCGCATCATCCTTACACACTCTTAATTGAAAGAGGGAGCCTTGCCAAAGCAGGGGAGTGGGTCAGTCAAGTCTGGCCAACACAAAAAATCACAATTATAACGGATAACCATGTGGGAGCCCTATACGCTGATATTGTCAAGACCAGTTTGGAAGTGGCTGGATTTGAAGTGCTTGTTTTTGAATTTTTGGAAGGGGAAGCCCGTAAAAACTTAGAAACTGTTCAGCTAGCCTATGAATTTCTAGTGTCAAATGGTATGACTCGTAGCGATGGCATTATTGCCCTAGGAGGTGGCGTAGTTGGGGATCTAGCCGGTTTTGTAGCCGCTACTTACATGAGGGGAATTCATTTCCTTCAAATTCCAACTAGCCTAACAGCGCAAGTTGATTCTTCTATAGGGGGGAAAACAGGAGTCAATACTCCCTATGCCAAAAATATGGTTGGAGCATTTTATCAACCTGATGGCGTGCTCATCGATCCTGACACCCTACAAACATTAGGTGAACGTGAATTAATCGAAGGCATGGGCGAAGTCATCAAATACGGTCTAATTGCAGATGTAGAATTGTGGCAGGAATTAGATGAAATGGACGGTTCTGTTGCAAGTATCCTAGAGCATGCAGAAAGTCTTATCTACCATTCTTGTAATGTAAAGCGGAAAATTGTTGTGGAAGATGAATTCGATAATGGCGTGCGACTTTATTTAAACTTTGGCCATACCATTGGTCACGCTATTGAAGCAACGGCAGGCTATGGCGAAGTTATGCATGGGGAAGCTGTCGCTATTGGCATGGTGCAACTAGCACACGTTGCCGAACAAAAAGGCCTTATGCCAGCAGGTATCACCCAGCAAATTCGTTCCATGTGTCAGAAATTTGAACTGCCCGTTTCCCATGAACCGTGGAATCCTTCTAAACTCTACGCTGCTTTAACACATGATAAAAAAGCACGCGGTCAATCCATCAAAACAATCATTGTACCAGAAATCGGAACCGCAGCCATTCATCAAATTCCTATTGAAGAAATGAAAGAATACCTAGACAAGTAA
- a CDS encoding ABC transporter ATP-binding protein produces MKTILSIQDIHKTFEAGTINENHVLRGMNLDVKEGDFISIIGGNGAGKSTLMNSLAGALTVDSGDILLDGKSIKHIPAAKRARDISRVFQDPKMGTASRLTIEENMAVAYRRGLSRGLSWGVKDSERKIFKEALKELDLGLENRMKVDTQFLSGGQRQALTLLMASLVKPKVLLLDEHTAALDPKTSDMVMKLTKKIVEKDRLTALMITHNMENAIEYGNRLVMLHQGRIVVDVQGEEKANLTVQDLMDLFHKNSGQKLTDDEMML; encoded by the coding sequence ATGAAAACGATTTTATCCATTCAAGATATTCATAAGACCTTCGAAGCAGGCACAATCAATGAAAATCATGTGCTACGTGGGATGAATTTGGATGTCAAAGAAGGGGATTTTATCTCCATTATTGGCGGAAATGGTGCAGGAAAATCAACCTTGATGAACAGTCTTGCAGGTGCTTTGACCGTTGATTCAGGAGACATTTTATTAGACGGAAAGTCAATCAAGCATATTCCAGCTGCGAAACGTGCGCGTGACATCAGTCGTGTTTTTCAAGATCCGAAAATGGGAACCGCTTCTCGCTTGACCATTGAAGAAAATATGGCAGTTGCTTATCGCCGTGGTCTTTCTCGTGGTTTGAGCTGGGGAGTAAAAGACAGCGAGCGTAAGATTTTTAAAGAAGCACTGAAAGAGTTGGACTTGGGACTTGAAAATCGAATGAAGGTAGATACCCAATTTTTATCAGGCGGTCAGCGCCAAGCTCTGACCTTGCTTATGGCTTCCTTGGTCAAACCAAAAGTCTTACTGTTGGATGAGCATACAGCGGCTCTTGATCCTAAGACTAGTGATATGGTCATGAAATTAACCAAAAAAATTGTTGAAAAAGACCGCTTGACAGCCTTGATGATTACCCATAATATGGAAAATGCTATCGAGTATGGTAATCGTCTTGTTATGCTTCACCAAGGTCGCATTGTGGTTGATGTCCAAGGTGAAGAAAAAGCAAATCTGACAGTCCAAGATTTAATGGATTTGTTCCACAAAAATAGCGGTCAAAAACTGACAGATGACGAAATGATGCTCTAA
- a CDS encoding ABC transporter substrate-binding protein — MGFKRFLVGSVAFLSTVALAACSTGEKSASSDGDNVKVGVIQYAEHEALSSARKGFLEALDKAGYAEGKNLTVDYQNAQGDQANLQTMVEQLAGKNDVNFAIATPAAQALLSADSETPSVFTAVTDPIEAGLVDSLKAPGGSMTGSIDATDVAGQIEMLIKVVPNAKTFGIFYNSSEVNSEVQAKEAKKLLEEKGKKVVIKTVTSTNDVQQAVTSLAGQVEAIYLPTDNTVASTASTIGDILLKAKVPAMGSDEAVLEATLFTYGVDYHAIGVQAGELAARILKGEKAADLAVKTPETAAVAVNEEMAKAVGIDPEMIKKLGK; from the coding sequence ATGGGTTTTAAACGATTTTTAGTTGGTTCAGTAGCTTTTCTTTCGACAGTAGCACTTGCGGCTTGTAGTACAGGAGAAAAATCAGCATCGTCAGACGGCGACAATGTCAAAGTAGGCGTTATCCAATACGCAGAACATGAAGCTCTTTCGTCTGCTCGTAAAGGTTTTCTGGAAGCACTTGATAAGGCTGGTTATGCAGAAGGAAAGAATCTGACGGTTGATTACCAAAATGCCCAAGGAGATCAAGCTAACCTACAAACAATGGTGGAGCAACTAGCAGGGAAAAACGATGTCAACTTTGCGATTGCAACCCCAGCAGCTCAAGCCCTCTTGAGTGCCGATAGTGAGACACCATCAGTCTTTACAGCGGTAACTGATCCGATAGAAGCTGGTTTGGTTGATTCCCTAAAAGCTCCAGGAGGTAGCATGACAGGTTCGATTGATGCGACAGATGTTGCGGGTCAAATTGAGATGTTGATCAAGGTTGTGCCAAACGCTAAGACTTTTGGAATTTTCTATAACTCAAGTGAAGTGAATTCAGAAGTTCAAGCCAAAGAAGCGAAGAAATTATTAGAAGAAAAAGGCAAAAAAGTAGTGATTAAGACAGTGACATCAACTAATGATGTGCAACAAGCTGTGACATCACTAGCTGGTCAGGTTGAAGCCATTTACCTACCAACAGATAATACGGTAGCTTCAACAGCTTCTACTATTGGGGATATCTTATTAAAAGCAAAAGTACCTGCAATGGGAAGTGATGAGGCCGTGCTAGAAGCAACTCTCTTTACATACGGCGTTGACTACCACGCAATTGGCGTACAGGCTGGTGAATTAGCTGCACGAATCTTGAAAGGAGAGAAGGCTGCTGATCTAGCAGTCAAAACACCTGAAACTGCGGCTGTCGCTGTTAATGAAGAAATGGCTAAAGCAGTAGGAATTGATCCAGAAATGATTAAGAAATTAGGAAAATAA
- a CDS encoding ABC transporter permease, whose product MDLILSSVSQGLLWSIMAIGVYLTFRILDIADLTAEGAYPLGAAVCATGIVNGVNPLLATFLAFIGGMLAGLISGLLHTKLKIPALLTGIVTLTGLYSINLKILGKANVALLRQQTLVTQLQKMGLTKTYAVLIIGAIFVLVVIALLTLLLNTQVGLALRSTGDNIPMSEANGINVDKMKIYGYMLSNGLIALCGALLTQNNGYADLNSGTGTIVIGLASVIIAEVILRNLRIGWRLASVVLGSVIYRLIILAILEIPGMDADLVKLFSATLLAFVLFVPELQKKLQIRKPNLSEKSA is encoded by the coding sequence GTGGATTTGATATTATCAAGTGTATCGCAGGGCCTATTGTGGTCAATTATGGCGATTGGAGTTTATTTAACATTTCGTATTTTAGATATTGCTGATTTGACAGCTGAAGGAGCCTATCCTTTGGGAGCAGCAGTCTGTGCAACAGGGATTGTCAATGGGGTCAATCCTTTACTGGCTACCTTCCTTGCTTTTATCGGCGGGATGCTGGCAGGGCTTATTTCAGGTTTATTGCATACCAAGCTGAAAATTCCTGCTCTTTTAACAGGGATTGTCACGCTAACAGGTTTGTATTCGATTAACTTGAAAATTCTTGGCAAAGCCAATGTAGCCTTGTTGCGCCAACAGACCTTGGTTACTCAGTTACAGAAAATGGGCTTAACGAAAACCTATGCCGTTCTCATCATCGGTGCGATTTTCGTTCTGGTTGTGATTGCCTTATTGACCTTGCTTTTAAATACCCAAGTTGGTCTTGCTCTTCGTTCAACAGGGGATAACATTCCAATGAGTGAAGCCAATGGGATTAACGTTGATAAGATGAAGATTTATGGCTACATGTTGTCAAATGGGCTGATTGCACTCTGTGGCGCTCTCTTGACACAAAATAATGGCTATGCAGACTTGAATTCGGGTACTGGAACGATTGTAATCGGTCTTGCCTCCGTGATTATTGCGGAAGTAATTTTACGTAATTTGCGCATTGGTTGGCGGTTGGCCTCTGTGGTACTTGGCTCGGTTATCTACCGGTTGATTATCTTAGCGATTCTTGAAATTCCTGGTATGGATGCTGACTTGGTGAAATTGTTCTCAGCAACGCTTCTCGCCTTTGTCCTTTTTGTACCAGAATTGCAGAAAAAATTACAGATTCGTAAGCCAAATCTATCTGAAAAATCAGCTTAG
- a CDS encoding prephenate dehydrogenase has translation MTRTIYIVGLGLIGSSLALGIRRSHPDARIVGYNRGEQSRTIALEQGIVDEASDDFGQFVEEADVIFLCVPIQQTIQFIKELAQLPLKETVLVTDAGSTKEAIVAAAETYLSDRQVNFIGGHPMAGSHKSGAMAADVNLFENAYYILTPSALTQADAIPRLKDILSGLHARFVEIDAAEHDRVTSQISHFPHVLASSLMHQAGEYQEEHPFTQQFAAGGFRDMTRIAESEPGMWTSILLTNKESIIERLAEFGERLKTVQEMIATGDKEAIWQFFDQGRRIRKEMEIHKRAGVDSFYDLFINIPDQEDAILTVLEKLRGISVVNIRINEDNRADIHGILQITFKNKEDLERAEQIIHEQTSYQVFVD, from the coding sequence ATGACAAGAACGATTTATATTGTAGGCTTGGGTTTGATTGGCAGCTCACTTGCCTTAGGCATTCGTCGGAGTCATCCTGATGCTCGTATTGTGGGCTATAACCGCGGTGAACAGTCACGAACCATTGCTTTAGAACAGGGAATTGTTGACGAAGCAAGTGATGATTTTGGTCAATTTGTTGAAGAGGCAGATGTGATTTTCCTCTGCGTTCCAATTCAACAGACCATTCAGTTTATCAAGGAATTAGCTCAACTGCCCCTAAAAGAAACGGTTTTGGTAACCGATGCAGGTTCGACGAAAGAAGCGATTGTAGCGGCTGCGGAAACCTATCTATCAGACCGGCAGGTTAATTTTATTGGGGGACATCCCATGGCAGGAAGTCATAAGTCGGGAGCGATGGCAGCTGATGTGAACTTGTTTGAAAATGCCTATTATATTTTAACACCGAGCGCTTTGACACAGGCAGATGCGATTCCACGCTTGAAGGATATTCTCTCAGGTTTGCATGCCCGCTTTGTCGAAATCGATGCGGCAGAGCATGACCGTGTGACCAGTCAAATTTCACATTTCCCCCATGTGTTGGCTTCAAGTTTGATGCACCAAGCAGGGGAATATCAAGAGGAGCATCCCTTTACCCAACAGTTTGCAGCGGGTGGTTTTCGAGATATGACGCGGATTGCAGAGAGCGAACCAGGTATGTGGACAAGTATTCTGCTAACCAATAAAGAAAGTATCATCGAGCGTTTAGCGGAGTTTGGCGAGCGTTTAAAGACGGTTCAAGAGATGATTGCAACAGGCGATAAAGAAGCTATCTGGCAATTTTTTGACCAAGGTCGGCGGATTCGGAAGGAAATGGAAATCCATAAGCGGGCTGGAGTTGATAGTTTCTATGATCTCTTTATCAATATTCCTGACCAAGAAGATGCTATTTTGACAGTCTTAGAAAAATTACGTGGTATTTCGGTTGTGAATATCCGGATTAACGAGGATAATCGGGCGGATATTCATGGTATTTTACAGATTACATTTAAAAATAAAGAAGATTTGGAGCGGGCTGAGCAGATTATCCATGAGCAGACCAGCTATCAAGTGTTCGTAGATTAG
- a CDS encoding L-lactate dehydrogenase, which translates to MARKVGIIGLGHVGAAVAHGLIAQGAFDDYVFIDTDEAKVAAEAMDFADAAANLPYHATILVNDYQALADADVVISALGNITLQDNPQADRFAELPFTAKEVPAVAQQLKAVGFKGILVVISNPVDVVTSLYQEYTGLPKDRVIGTGTLLDTARMKRAVGQHFSLDPRSVQGYNLGEHGNSQFTAWSQVKIKGQAVCDFLSDTERAELEKTAIMGGHTVFYSKKFTSYGIASSTIRLVLAIVSDAHEELPVSHYYEPLQTYLSYPAIVGRSGIIERIQLQLTAEEEEKLAASARFIQEKVVASLGRQD; encoded by the coding sequence ATGGCACGAAAAGTAGGAATTATTGGACTTGGACATGTTGGGGCTGCAGTCGCACATGGCTTAATTGCGCAAGGGGCATTTGATGATTATGTTTTTATCGATACGGATGAGGCAAAGGTGGCTGCAGAAGCCATGGATTTTGCAGATGCAGCCGCAAATCTTCCTTATCATGCTACTATCCTTGTCAATGATTATCAGGCTTTGGCAGATGCGGATGTCGTGATTTCAGCCTTGGGGAATATCACCTTGCAGGACAATCCTCAGGCAGATCGCTTTGCCGAGCTTCCCTTTACAGCAAAAGAAGTTCCCGCAGTAGCTCAGCAATTAAAAGCGGTTGGTTTTAAGGGAATTCTAGTCGTTATTTCCAATCCTGTAGATGTAGTAACGAGTCTCTATCAAGAATATACTGGTCTACCAAAGGACCGTGTGATTGGAACTGGAACCTTGTTAGATACAGCTAGAATGAAGCGAGCAGTTGGCCAACATTTTTCACTCGATCCAAGAAGTGTGCAGGGCTACAATTTAGGAGAACATGGAAATTCCCAATTCACGGCTTGGAGCCAGGTGAAGATAAAAGGACAGGCTGTCTGTGATTTCCTTAGTGATACGGAGCGAGCGGAATTGGAAAAAACAGCCATTATGGGTGGGCATACCGTTTTTTATAGCAAGAAATTTACCTCCTATGGCATTGCAAGTAGCACGATTCGCCTTGTTTTGGCCATCGTATCAGACGCCCATGAAGAGTTACCAGTTTCTCACTACTATGAGCCTTTACAGACTTATTTGAGCTACCCAGCCATTGTTGGACGGTCCGGTATTATTGAGCGCATTCAGTTGCAGTTGACAGCAGAAGAGGAAGAAAAGTTAGCAGCATCTGCTCGTTTTATTCAGGAAAAAGTTGTGGCTAGTCTGGGTAGACAGGACTAG
- a CDS encoding 3-deoxy-7-phosphoheptulonate synthase, which translates to MGIHQKSEKIDLATVKALSKLSGEFLAKKMERDHELHQIITGQDDRLLLIIGPCSSDNEEAVLDYAHRLAQLQEEVKDKIFIVMRVYTAKPRTNGEGYKGLVHQPDTSKLPDLINGIAAVRNLHYRVITETGLTTADEMLYSANYPLVDDLVSYHAIGARSVEDQEHRFVASGIDAPVGMKNPTSGNLTVMFNAVYAAQNQQNFIYRDAEVDTDGNPLAHIILRGANNELGINLPNYYYDNLLHTIKQYQQFGLKNPFIVIDTNHDNSGKNYLEQIRIVRQTLINRAWNQSIRQYVRGFMIESYLEDGRQDTPDIYGKSITDPCLGWEKTESLIREIYQTESQAL; encoded by the coding sequence ATGGGAATTCATCAAAAAAGTGAAAAAATTGATTTAGCAACGGTTAAAGCCTTGTCGAAACTTTCTGGAGAATTTTTAGCCAAAAAAATGGAACGTGATCACGAACTCCACCAGATTATAACAGGACAAGACGACCGCCTCCTCCTCATTATCGGACCTTGTTCGTCAGATAATGAAGAAGCTGTCCTCGATTATGCTCATCGCCTTGCCCAACTGCAAGAAGAAGTCAAGGATAAAATCTTCATCGTCATGCGGGTCTATACTGCAAAACCGCGAACCAATGGAGAAGGTTATAAAGGACTGGTACACCAACCAGATACTTCTAAATTACCAGACTTAATCAATGGTATTGCGGCGGTGCGCAACCTCCACTATCGGGTCATCACAGAAACAGGCTTGACAACCGCAGATGAGATGCTCTATTCAGCCAACTATCCTCTTGTAGATGATTTGGTATCCTACCACGCTATTGGCGCACGTTCGGTAGAAGACCAGGAACACCGCTTTGTCGCTTCTGGAATTGATGCACCTGTTGGCATGAAAAATCCAACTTCTGGCAATCTGACCGTCATGTTCAATGCAGTATATGCGGCTCAAAATCAACAAAACTTTATCTACCGTGATGCTGAAGTCGATACTGACGGAAATCCTCTAGCACACATCATCTTACGTGGAGCTAACAATGAACTGGGGATTAATCTACCAAACTACTACTACGATAACCTTCTGCATACCATTAAGCAATACCAACAATTTGGCTTAAAAAATCCCTTTATCGTCATTGATACCAATCATGATAATTCAGGGAAAAACTACTTGGAACAAATTCGCATCGTCCGCCAAACCCTCATTAACCGAGCTTGGAATCAATCCATTCGTCAATACGTTCGCGGTTTTATGATTGAGTCATACCTAGAAGATGGACGACAAGATACTCCTGATATTTATGGAAAATCCATTACAGACCCTTGTTTGGGATGGGAAAAAACTGAAAGCTTGATTCGTGAAATCTACCAAACAGAATCCCAAGCACTCTAA
- a CDS encoding ABC transporter substrate-binding protein, which yields MDKIGKYVRNLSVVALSALALAGCSSSGSQNTDTVKVGILQYMEHDSLSAARKGFIAELEENGYKEGEKITLDYQNAQGDQANLQTISEQLIGDNDLILAIATPAAQSLATASTDTSVLFTAVTDPLSADLVSSMEEPGGMLTGTSDQAPINQQIDLLGKAVPHAKTVGILYTTSERNSEVQVEAAKPLLEKAGYKVVVKGISNTNEVQDAATSLMKAVDAVFIPTDNTVASTMTMIGELSLQYKVPVVGGSTDMVDEGGLLTYGTNYEALGRQTAKMAIKIIEGADPAKTAVEYPETVSLHVNEEMAKKLGIDLAGLSVSK from the coding sequence ATGGACAAAATAGGAAAATATGTGCGCAACCTGTCAGTGGTTGCCCTGAGTGCTCTAGCTTTAGCTGGCTGTTCATCTTCAGGTAGTCAGAATACAGATACAGTAAAAGTCGGTATTTTACAATACATGGAGCATGATTCTTTATCGGCTGCCCGTAAAGGATTTATAGCGGAATTAGAAGAAAATGGTTACAAAGAAGGAGAAAAAATCACCCTTGATTACCAAAATGCCCAAGGGGATCAAGCTAACCTCCAAACGATTTCTGAGCAACTAATTGGTGATAATGATCTGATTTTAGCTATTGCAACGCCAGCTGCTCAGAGTTTAGCAACGGCTTCAACGGATACATCTGTTCTGTTTACTGCTGTAACGGATCCCTTATCAGCTGATTTGGTCAGTTCAATGGAAGAGCCAGGAGGCATGCTGACAGGAACGAGCGACCAAGCGCCGATTAATCAGCAGATTGATTTGCTTGGAAAGGCTGTTCCCCATGCAAAAACGGTTGGTATCTTATATACAACGAGCGAACGTAATTCAGAAGTTCAGGTAGAAGCAGCCAAGCCCTTGCTTGAAAAAGCTGGCTATAAGGTAGTGGTTAAAGGTATTTCAAATACCAATGAAGTCCAAGATGCAGCGACAAGCCTGATGAAGGCGGTCGATGCAGTCTTTATTCCAACAGACAATACCGTTGCGTCAACCATGACCATGATTGGAGAATTATCCCTTCAGTATAAGGTTCCAGTTGTGGGTGGTTCAACCGATATGGTCGATGAAGGTGGTTTACTTACCTATGGAACAAACTATGAAGCCTTGGGTCGTCAGACCGCTAAAATGGCAATAAAGATTATCGAGGGAGCAGATCCTGCCAAGACAGCTGTAGAATATCCAGAAACGGTTAGCCTACACGTCAATGAGGAAATGGCTAAAAAATTGGGCATTGACCTAGCAGGACTCTCGGTATCAAAATAA